The following are encoded together in the Zingiber officinale cultivar Zhangliang chromosome 8A, Zo_v1.1, whole genome shotgun sequence genome:
- the LOC122008428 gene encoding uncharacterized protein LOC122008428, with product MEKRQRSPAASSADEILSSATTLAATKPGKSSLRSLIFSLPPSSDVVASLPETLHLAVSASLDAFRNSLGPCGSPVRAFRSPPLKRSRPSSAAQKPDEEAEGSAAPISDETLDQLKNLKAYTFVTFLCFSHPKKLFSPSDLLPSVRSLHDCLVLYEMDSALLSQVASLCEEWWKLKLPGRENLVSQSLPFLLSRSLTDCKKADVRRVYSLREAFLLFDYVDESIEDLKMLLMRCVTSPVYQKMDEGRKFVSFVLGLNQQLTKEALELLKSQIPFGKKSMLEAFADILFRAWKGSEGSLREEIEDGFLQGLIEGAIYAGSKFLAASARRVLGEFVQQRMTDGVDKLLLRLVEPVLFRSLQVANSNVRQNALHLLLDMFPLEDRDMTKEVKESLQQKQFLLLEKLLLDDCPEVRLVAVEGSCRILHLFWEVIPTSTITKFLAKIVDTMSHNISNEVRISTINGIIYLLDNPQSHEIMKVLLPKLGFLFFDPVLSVRVSVVDLLLAVRDVHTFQFNKVVALDDLLSSLANDHPRVAQKITNLLIPCYFPSKLTIKEACSRFVALIKRSPDAGARFCEFAFSEGSSSRSLMELAKFCISLALSRKGLDREKTDGLLISSSNICQGLANESSVKPVLTELLSAERLKHMLTAASSERAQTAILSMASLVSSENVVFLKDYCLAILRNSDFLSDNVEKQEVVKAAQKLIISGGGFDEMFEHLANVLRELASTLCIRFGLGSTQEILQTSKRKKVKLPMKTSRRVNQVTGKVSQNCGIGSDDKDFIIAGSASWQVKYLLTTESTRTSALNSPFSGTIFSALSVISELCIQQCLKLNHLEIEPIVAYTTFAIFMSLHNTSENADGIKDNDLHQASSSLEVTFDGALNHIINCVDRLYLDSVSGKPRQEVERAQSQKSKCIEVPEGTSNPTEGYQSFHVKRIQILVKLYTAVMKFVVDAVTTRLPNQTLQRCLKFASDHIHHIVSALRGHKYQKLSNKDEVTMNNIQEEVLKDISIHLKSSFSYAAKLLHEFLKNTNEGSGASPEAFYLANDLLDLIASTGSSLGSRHDSNIVSIAKPWLPTIILGLGCNHLMMPDKKCTLNLADLLGANFPIWLSDLGDTEFQIESQTPKSKSSAFESLIELMLVLLKKGSHRILDATCGVILGAVEVMLKNANFSLVLGLIRFVCFKMFENKSVPSERLQVTNSYLRKVHQLIAKELEEHQEGEDERHHLVSALKFIESIL from the exons ATGGAGAAGAGGCAGCGTTCCCCCGCCGCCTCCTCCGCCGACGAGATCCTCTCCTCCGCCACAACCCTCGCCGCCACCAAGCCCGGAAAGTCGTCCCTCAGATCCCTTATTTTCTCCCTCCCGCCCTCATCCGATGTCGTTGCCTCCCTCCCCGAAACACTCCACCTTGCCGTATCCGCCTCCCTCGATGCCTTCCGGAACTCCCTCGGTCCGTGCGGCTCTCCAGTACGCGCCTTCCGCTCACCTCCCCTGAAGCGGTCCCGCCCGTCCTCGGCAGCCCAGAAGCCAGACGAGGAAGCCGAAGGTTCTGCCGCCCCCATTTCTGACGAAACCCTAGATCAGCTCAAGAACCTCAAAGCTTACACCTTTGTCACTTTTCTATGCTTCTCCCACCCGAAGAAGCTGTTTTCCCCATCCGACCTCCTCCCTTCCGTTCGGTCCCTTCATGATTGCCTCGTGCTGTATGAGATGGACTCGGCGCTGCTCTCGCAGGTTGCCAGCCTCTGCGAGGAGTGGTGGAAATTGAAGCTTCCGGGGAGGGAGAACTTGGTCTCCCAGTCGTTGCCGTTCTTGCTATCCAGGTCGTTAACCGACTGCAAGAAAGCAGACGTCCGAAGGGTTTACTCCCTCCGGGAGGCGTTTTTGTTATTCGACTATGTGGATGAGAGTATTGAGGACCTGAAGATGCTTCTCATGCGTTGTGTCACCTCGCCGGTGTATCAGAAGATGGATGAAGGGAGGAAGTTTGTTTCTTTTGTCCTGGGATTGAATCAGCAGCTCACAAAGGAAGCTCTGGAATTGTTGAAGTCTCAGATACCATTTGGAAAGAAGTCAATGCTGGAGGCTTTTGCGGACATCCTCTTCAGGGCATGGAAAGGAAGTGAAGGTTCTTTGAGAGAGGAAATTGAGGATGGCTTCTTGCAAGGGCTGATTGAAGGGGCAATTTATGCTGGTTCTAAATTTCTTGCTGCTTCTGCCAGGAGAGTCTTAGGAGAGTTCGTCCAACAGAGAATGACTGATGGTGTGGACAAGCTCCTCCTCCGTCTTGTAGAACCAGTGCTGTTTCGATCATTGCAG GTTGCCAACTCCAATGTAAGGCAGAATGCATTGCATCTACTATTGGATATGTTCCCACTTGAAGATCGAGATATGACAAAGGAGGTTAAAGAAAGTTTACAACAGAAACAATTCCTGTTGTTGGAGAAATTGCTTCTTGATGACTGTCCTGAAGTGAGGTTAGTTGCTGTTGAAGGTTCATGTCGCATTCTTCACTTATTCTGGGAAGTCATTCCAACGTCTACTATCACAAAGTTTCTGGCAAAAATTGTTGATACCATGTCACACAACATCTCTAATGAAGTGAGAATTTCAACAATTAATGGCATTATCTATTTGCTTGACAACCCACAAAGTCATGAAATAATGAAAGTTCTCCTTCCAAAGTTGGGTTTCCTATTCTTTGATCCTGTTCTTTCCGTTCGAGTTTCTGTTGTTGATCTTCTTCTAGCTGTTCGTGATGTTCACACTTTCCAATTTAATAAG GTGGTTGCTTTGGATGACCTGTTGTCCTCCTTGGCAAATGATCACCCACGAGTTGCTCAAAAAATTACAAACTTGCTAATTCCTTGTTACTTCCCGTCAAAATTAACTATAAAGGAGGCATGCAGTCGTTTTGTTGCACTTATTAAGCGGTCTCCCGATGCCGGGGCAAGGTTTTGTGAATTTGCTTTTTCTGAGGGATCCTCTTCAAGGTCACTTATGGAACTTGCCAAGTTTTGCATCAGTTTGGCTCTTTCACGTAAGGGTCTAGACAGGGAGAAGACTGATGGTTTGCTTATTTCATCGTCCAATATATGCCAAGGCCTAGCAAATGAGTCATCAGTAAAACCAGTTCTCACTGAGTTGCTTTCAGCTGAGAGATTGAAACACATGCTAACTGCAGCAAGCTCTGAACGTGCCCAAACAGCCATCTTAAGCATGGCTTCTCTTGTATCCTCTGAAAATGTAGTTTTTTTAAAGGATTATTGTTTGGCTATCTTAAGAAACTCAGATTTTCTATCTGATAATGTGGAAAAACAAGAAGTCGTCAAGGCAGCACAAAAGTTGATAATTTCTGGTGGTGGATTTGATGAGATGTTTGAACACTTAGCAAATGTATTACGAGAACTTGCATCTACTTTGTGCATCAGATTTGGACTGGGATCAACACAGGAGATCTTGCAGACTTCAAAAAGGAAAAAAGTGAAGTTACCCATGAAAACTTCAAGAAGGGTAAATCAAGTGACTGGAAAAGTATCACAAAATTGTGGGATAGGCAGTGATGATAAGGATTTTATTATTGCTGGATCGGCATCATGGCAAGTGAAATATTTGCTTACAACAGAATCAACAAGAACTTCTGCATTAAATTCTCCCTTTTCAGGAACGATATTTTCTGCACTAAGTGTTATTTCAGAGTTGTGCATTCAACAGTGCCTTAAGTTGAATCACTTAGAGATCGAACCTATTGTAGCCTACACAACATTTGCAATATTCATGTCTCTTCATAATACTTCTGAAAATGCCGATGGTATCAAGGATAATGATTTACATCAAGCAAGCTCATCCCTTGAG GTGACTTTTGATGGTGCTTTGAATCACATAATCAATTGTGTTGATAGACTCTACTTGGATTCTGTTTCTGGAAAACCTAGACAAGAAGTCGAGAGAGCACAATCCCAAAAAAGCAAGTGTATTGAAGTTCCAGAAGGAACCTCAAATCCAACTGAAG GTTACCAATCTTTTCATGTTAAAAGGATACAGATTTTGGTGAAGTTGTATACGGCGGTTATGAAATTTGTTGTTGATGCTGTAACAACAAGGCTCCCCAATCAAACCCTACAAAGGTGCTTGAAGTTTGCATCAGATCATATTCACCACATTGTCTCGGCTTTAAGAGGTCACAAATATCAAAAACTATCGAACAAGGACGAAGTTACCATGAATAATATCCAGGAGGAGGTTTTGAAGGATATTTCAATACATTTAAAGAGCTCATTTTCGTATGCAGCTAAATTACTTCATGAGTTCCTAAAGAACACAAATGAGGGCTCAGGAGCATCACCGGAGGCCTTCTATCTTGCAAATGATCTTCTAGATCTAATTGCTTCGACCGGGTCATCTCTTGGAAGTCGACATGATTCCAATATTGTTTCAATCGCCAAGCCATGGTTGCCTACTATCATACTAGGTTTGGGCTGCAACCACTTGATGATGCCAGATAAGAAATGCACCTTGAATCTGGCCGATCTTCTCGGTGCCAACTTTCCGATATGGCTTTCTGATCTAGGCGATACTGAATTCCAGATAGAGAGCCAGACTCCTAAATCGAAGTCTTCTGCATTTGAAAGTCTAATCGAGTTGATGCTCGTCCTGCTAAAGAAAGGAAGCCACAGAATTTTGGATGCCACCTGCGGTGTCATCTTGGGAGCTGTCGAGGTCATGCTCAAAAATGCCAACTTCAGCTTGGTTTTAGGACTGATCCGTTTCGTATGCTTCAAAATGTTCGAAAACAAATCTGTGCCTTCAGAAAGACTTCAGGTAACAAATAGCTACTTAAGAAAGGTCCATCAATTGATAGCAAAGGAACTCGAAGAGCATCAGGAAGGCGAAGATGAAAGGCATCACTTAGTAAGTGCCCTGaaattcattgaatcaattttatGA
- the LOC122008429 gene encoding transcription factor NIGTH1-like encodes MGSAVETEIGFDLNLLTARTVGGFFKEATADGGVAKLEESVRSLEEERKKIEAFKRELPLCMLLLTDVIEMLKKELDRFQGERFAHSFKEFIPIGRKCEEEGGVNLEADCKDKKHWMSTAQLWSNSSDGKGNDDGDGNTITDEKSGVPDRAEDEHEVYLEARSQGIGYGFSPFKAGVSPPKEAAKPAAMLPDLPMRSPDVDPAAFPISIMPGDHHSDIGVAAKRVGRGPPPATGGPHLSLQLQEQPLRKARRCWSPELHRRFVLALQQLGGAQVATPKQIRELMKVDGLTNDEVKSHLQKYRLHTKKMPNGSSVTNRPVMALGGLWMPPENYTSSNSPQSPLQFVVSNLAISATAGSSCEEDDGKSESFNWRS; translated from the exons ATGGGGTCGGCGGTAGAGACGGAGATCGGTTTCGACCTCAACCTCTTAACAGCCAGGACCGTCGGCGGCTTCTTCAAGGAGGCCACCGCCGACGGCGGCGTAGCCAAGCTAGAGGAGTCCGTCAGGAGCCTCGAGGAGGAGAGGAAAAAGATCGAAGCGTTCAAGCGCGAGCTCCccttgtgcatgctcctcctcaccGACG TGATTGAGATGCTTAAGAAGGAGCTCGATCGATTCCAGGGGGAGCGATTCGCGCACAGCTTCAAGGAATTCATACCGATCGGGAGGAAGTGCGAAGAGGAGGGCGGAGTGAATCTGGAAGCAGATTGCAAGGATAAGAAGCACTGGATGAGCACCGCCCAGCTCTGGAGCAATTCCAGCGATGGTAAGGGCAATGATGACGGCGACGGCAACACCATCACAGATGAG AAAAGTGGAGTGCCAGATCGCGCTGAGGACGAGCACGAGGTTTACTTGGAAGCCAGAAGCCAGGGCATCGGCTACGGATTCTCGCCCTTCAAGGCCGGCGTTTCGCCGCCAAAGGAGGCGGCGAAGCCCGCAGCGATGCTACCTGATCTACCTATGCGGTCGCCCGACGTCGATCCTGCTGCTTTCCCTATTTCCATCATGCCCGGCGACCACCACTCCGACATCGGTGTCGCCGCCAAGCGCGTCGGCCGAGGTCCTCCCCCGGCAACGGGCGGCCCCCACCTTAGCTTGCAGCTGCAGGAGCAGCCGCTGAGGAAGGCGAGGCGATGCTGGTCGCCGGAGCTTCACCGCCGCTTTGTCCTCGCTCTCCAGCAACTCGGCGGCGCTCAAG TGGCAACTCCAAAGCAGATCAGAGAACTGATGAAGGTGGACGGCCTCACCAACGACGAAGTAAAATCCCACCTGCAG aAATACAGATTACACACGAAAAAGATGCCCAATGGCTCATCAGTCACTAACAGACCGGTCATGGCCTTAGGAGGCCTATGGATGCCTCCCGAGAACTACACTTCCTCCAATTCACCGCAAAGCCCTCTTCAGTTCGTCGTCTCCAACTTAGCGATCTCCGCAACCGCCGGAAGTAGCTGCGAGGAAGATGATGGAAAGTCTGAAAGCTTCAACTGGAGATCCTGA